A stretch of Cicer arietinum cultivar CDC Frontier isolate Library 1 chromosome 5, Cicar.CDCFrontier_v2.0, whole genome shotgun sequence DNA encodes these proteins:
- the LOC101500454 gene encoding probable trehalose-phosphate phosphatase C yields MKHMIFLLVTFKIIKKKLTKLRESMGFQTTHNTKRISQPILKAKEEASDSHEPRGLNLTHHTLTNTNFIPYDSWLVRHPSALSSFDRLMKAATGKRIVVFLDYDGTLSPIVNDPDRAFMSDEMRTAVREVATYFPTAIISGRSREKVKDFVKLNNLYYAGSHGMDIMAPSMPIRSSDGKQLDTILDTNGNEVPFQPAKKFLPAIQEILRRLENVIKDIEGAKIEDNGFCISVHFRQVHEKDYNVLEEKVKSVLGKNPLFCVTEGKKVMEIRPSIEWNKGNAVEYFLDTLGLSSSNNILPVYIGDDKTDEDAFKVIQTRGQGYPIIVSSIPRETSALYSLHDPSEVLIFLSRLAKWKKASCSRRPLKIGN; encoded by the exons ATGAAACATATGATTTTTCTACTTGTCACTTTCAAG ATAATAAAGAAGAAGCTAACGAAGCTACGAGAGAGTATGGGGTTTCAAACAACACATAACACTAAGCGGATTTCACAACCTATTTTGAAGGCAAAGGAAGAAGCGAGCGATAGTCATGAACCAAGGGGACTCAATTTGACTCATCATACTCTAACCAATACCAATTTCATTCCCTATGATTCATGGCTG GTAAGGCACCCTTCTGCGTTGAGCTCATTTGATAGATTGATGAAAGCTGCCACTGGAAAGAGGATTGTCGTATTTTTAGATTACGATGGTACCTTATCCCCCATTGTAAATGACCCTGATCGCGCTTTCATGTCTGATGAg ATGCGTACGGCAGTACGTGAAGTTGCTACTTATTTTCCAACAGCAATTATTAGTGGAAGAAGCAGAGAAAAG GTAAAAGATTTCgtgaaattaaataatttatattatgctGGGAGTCATGGTATGGACATAATGGCACCATCGATGCCAATTAGATCTTCTGACGGCAAGCAACTCGACACTATTCTTGACACAAAT GGCAATGAAGTTCCCTTTCAACCTGCCAAGAAGTTTTTGCCTGCAATTCAAGAG ATATTAAGAAGGTTAGAGAATGTAATAAAGGACATAGAAGGTGCAAAAATAGAAGACAATGGATTCTGCATCTCTGTACATTTCCGCCAGGTTCATGAAAAg GATTATAACGTTTTGGAAGAGAAAGTGAAGTCTGTACTTGGAAAAAATCCACTCTTTTGCGTGACTGAGGGTAAAAAG gTTATGGAAATTAGGCCATCAATAGAATGGAACAAAGGAAATGCTGTAGAATATTTTCTAGACACATTAGGATTAAGCAGTTCCAACAATATCCTCCCTGTGTATATTGGTGATGATAAAACTGATGAAGATGCTTTTAAG GTTATACAAACAAGAGGGCAAGGTTATCCAATTATAGTGTCTTCAATTCCAAGAGAAACAAGTGCTTTGTACTCTTTGCATGACCCATCAGAAGTATTAATCTTCTTGTCAAGGCTAGCAAAATGGAAGAAGGCATCTTGCTCAAGAAGGCCTTTAAAAATTGGTAACTAA